A portion of the Elusimicrobiota bacterium genome contains these proteins:
- a CDS encoding peroxidase-related enzyme (This protein belongs to a clade of uncharacterized proteins related to peroxidases such as the alkylhydroperoxidase AhpD.), which translates to MSGEKSRAWIRVIEPEEAEGELKAVYEATVGKRGALAAVHKIHGLHPETLTAHMALYMELLFGQSPLTRREREAIAVAVSRTNGCPYCVAHHAEALSRYEKSPEVMTAVREGRWNALDPRTARLCQYAEKLTRNPASVREADVALLRDTGLDDRSILDAAQIAAYFNFVNRLVLGLGVGLEEEWSGYRY; encoded by the coding sequence ATGAGCGGCGAAAAAAGCCGCGCCTGGATCCGCGTCATCGAGCCCGAGGAGGCCGAGGGCGAGCTTAAGGCCGTCTATGAGGCGACCGTGGGCAAGCGCGGCGCATTGGCCGCCGTGCATAAGATACACGGCCTCCACCCGGAGACTTTAACGGCGCACATGGCGCTCTATATGGAGCTGTTGTTCGGGCAATCCCCGCTGACGCGCCGCGAGCGAGAGGCGATCGCCGTGGCCGTATCGAGGACCAACGGCTGTCCCTACTGCGTCGCGCACCACGCCGAGGCACTGTCGCGCTACGAGAAAAGTCCGGAGGTCATGACCGCGGTCCGTGAAGGCCGCTGGAACGCCCTTGATCCCCGGACCGCGCGCCTCTGCCAATACGCCGAGAAGCTCACCCGGAATCCCGCGTCCGTGCGCGAGGCCGACGTCGCGCTTCTGCGTGATACGGGCCTCGACGACCGGTCGATCCTCGACGCCGCGCAGATCGCGGCCTACTTCAACTTCGTCAACCGGCTCGTGCTCGGACTGGGCGTCGGACTTGAGGAAGAGTGGAGCGGCTATCGATATTAG